From a single Planctellipticum variicoloris genomic region:
- a CDS encoding GNAT family N-acetyltransferase: protein MNGDSDLTPSSSLAVHERSSSQGSTGRPGTEPATGQFAGAGARSPQSVFEEIWSSVAEIEVAAWEQVRPASDIFLDLRLLRAVETSMGSTCRFRYVLYRNAASEPVAIAVFCTFTIDIGVLADDDWSRWALGLCRRISRWLVDYRIAFCGLPLSACQSSLRFVPGADTTAILGKLDQTLRRLARKDGASILVFKEFADDELPPLEALMPLGYRRADSLPTHVLALQSTTFDGYLQDVGKKKRHHIRQSMKKFAESGIQVVTTSDLATIERLFTPEVHQLYEAVLNRSKTQLERLPRAFFLEMARQLPDCSEFQFALESDRVVGFCISVRAGHEYRPLFVGFDYERNRDVDLYFNLLFRTIADGAGHGAAIVELGQNSDYLKRTKLGCLQARRSIFVRGRNALMNGVIGLLFKQLFPPRPLHGEGQGE, encoded by the coding sequence ATGAACGGCGATTCGGATTTGACGCCAAGCTCCAGTCTGGCCGTTCACGAACGGTCCAGTTCGCAAGGTTCCACCGGTCGTCCCGGAACCGAGCCGGCAACCGGGCAATTCGCCGGTGCAGGCGCACGGTCACCCCAGTCGGTCTTCGAAGAAATCTGGTCGTCGGTGGCGGAGATCGAGGTCGCTGCGTGGGAGCAGGTCCGTCCCGCCTCCGACATCTTTCTGGACCTCCGGCTGCTGCGGGCTGTCGAAACCAGCATGGGGTCGACATGCCGGTTTCGCTACGTCCTCTACCGCAACGCGGCCTCCGAGCCGGTGGCCATCGCCGTGTTCTGCACGTTTACGATCGATATCGGAGTCCTGGCCGATGACGACTGGTCGCGGTGGGCGCTGGGACTGTGCCGGCGGATTTCGCGCTGGCTGGTGGATTACCGCATCGCGTTCTGCGGCCTGCCGTTGTCCGCGTGTCAGAGCAGCCTGCGTTTCGTTCCGGGAGCTGACACGACTGCCATCCTGGGGAAGCTCGATCAGACGCTGCGTCGGCTGGCTCGCAAAGACGGCGCCAGCATTCTCGTCTTCAAAGAATTCGCCGACGACGAGCTTCCGCCGCTGGAGGCGCTGATGCCTCTCGGATATCGGCGGGCCGACAGCCTGCCGACGCACGTGCTGGCGTTGCAGAGCACCACGTTCGACGGCTACCTGCAGGATGTCGGCAAGAAGAAGCGGCACCACATCCGCCAGTCGATGAAGAAGTTCGCCGAGAGCGGGATTCAGGTGGTGACGACGTCCGATCTGGCCACGATCGAGCGGCTCTTCACGCCGGAAGTGCATCAGTTGTATGAAGCGGTGTTGAACCGTTCGAAGACGCAGCTTGAACGCCTGCCGCGCGCCTTCTTCCTGGAAATGGCCCGTCAGTTGCCGGACTGCAGCGAGTTCCAGTTCGCACTGGAGAGCGACCGCGTCGTGGGCTTCTGCATTTCCGTCCGGGCCGGGCACGAATATCGGCCGCTGTTTGTCGGCTTCGACTACGAGCGCAATCGGGACGTTGATCTCTATTTCAATCTGCTGTTCCGGACGATTGCCGACGGCGCGGGGCATGGCGCGGCGATTGTGGAACTGGGGCAGAATTCCGACTACTTGAAACGGACGAAACTGGGTTGTCTGCAGGCCCGCCGGTCGATCTTTGTCCGCGGTCGCAACGCCCTGATGAACGGGGTGATCGGGCTGTTGTTCAAACAACTGTTCCCGCCCCGTCCGTTGCACGGTGAAGGGCAGGGGGAATAG
- a CDS encoding alpha/beta hydrolase family protein, which produces MRHCLAIALVFASAPVLAQDSGNQDPASLAIKKLILPGEAFRVEGRPAFILWPAKELRRTPQPWIMYGPTLPGYPDSHEKWMHEKFLAAGVAVAGIDVDEAYGSPRSQMLFTSLYNELTRNRGFAAKPCLLGRSRGGLWVTSWAAANPDKVAGIAGIYPVFDFRTYPGLEKAAPAYGVTPAELQDRLTELNPIERIGGLIKARVPICIIHGDDDKVVPLKENSAELLARYEAAGAKDSVQLIIARGQGHNFWEGFFHCQELVDFAIARAKGE; this is translated from the coding sequence ATGCGACACTGTCTGGCAATCGCTCTCGTTTTCGCGTCGGCCCCGGTTCTGGCGCAGGACTCCGGCAATCAGGATCCGGCGTCCCTGGCCATCAAGAAGCTGATTCTTCCCGGTGAAGCCTTCCGCGTCGAAGGTCGGCCCGCCTTCATTCTGTGGCCAGCCAAAGAACTGCGCCGGACGCCGCAACCGTGGATCATGTATGGTCCCACGCTGCCGGGATATCCCGACTCCCACGAGAAATGGATGCACGAAAAGTTCCTGGCCGCCGGCGTGGCGGTCGCGGGGATCGACGTCGACGAGGCCTATGGCAGTCCGCGCAGCCAGATGCTGTTCACCTCGCTCTATAACGAGCTGACGAGGAATCGCGGCTTTGCCGCAAAGCCCTGTCTGCTGGGCCGCAGCCGGGGCGGCCTGTGGGTCACGAGTTGGGCGGCGGCCAACCCCGACAAGGTCGCCGGCATCGCAGGGATCTATCCGGTCTTCGATTTCCGCACGTACCCCGGTCTGGAGAAGGCGGCCCCGGCCTATGGCGTGACGCCCGCCGAATTGCAGGACCGGCTGACGGAGCTCAATCCGATCGAGCGGATTGGCGGACTGATCAAAGCGCGAGTCCCGATCTGCATCATTCACGGCGACGACGACAAGGTCGTGCCGCTCAAAGAGAACTCGGCGGAGCTGCTGGCGCGCTACGAGGCCGCCGGCGCGAAAGACTCCGTGCAGCTCATCATCGCCCGGGGCCAGGGGCACAATTTCTGGGAGGGCTTCTTCCACTGCCAGGAGCTGGTCGACTTTGCAATCGCCAGGGCCAAAGGCGAGTAG